In the genome of Nocardia sp. NBC_00416, one region contains:
- a CDS encoding SDR family oxidoreductase, translating to MGVYAVTGAASGMGKAVADKLTAAGHRVIGVDIQETDIVADLSTAEGRRTAIDGVLTAADGLLDGAVLAAGLGPVPDPARLPVIAAVNYLGVVDLLEGWRPALAATGAARVVAFGSNSATTVPAVPGRTVRAFLAGDTERAVRTVKIFGKQAAPFVYAASKIAVSRWVRRHAVGPEWAGAGIRLNVIAPGAILTPLLERQLASPAEAKAINAFPVPTGGFGKPEHIAEWVCMMLSPAAEFLCGSVVFVDGGTDAYFRPDDWPRAVPLRRIVGYLRRFRGFRATRRAQ from the coding sequence ATGGGTGTCTACGCGGTCACGGGGGCAGCGTCGGGGATGGGCAAGGCGGTAGCCGACAAGCTGACGGCCGCGGGCCACCGCGTGATCGGCGTGGACATCCAGGAAACCGATATCGTCGCCGATCTGTCCACCGCCGAAGGCCGGCGCACCGCGATCGACGGAGTGCTGACCGCCGCGGACGGCCTGCTCGACGGAGCCGTACTCGCCGCCGGACTCGGCCCGGTGCCCGATCCCGCACGACTGCCGGTGATCGCGGCCGTGAACTACCTCGGCGTGGTCGACCTCCTCGAAGGGTGGCGACCCGCACTCGCCGCGACCGGCGCCGCGCGGGTAGTCGCGTTCGGCAGCAATTCGGCCACCACCGTCCCCGCGGTACCCGGTCGCACCGTGCGTGCTTTCCTGGCCGGAGACACCGAACGCGCCGTCCGCACGGTGAAGATATTCGGCAAACAGGCCGCGCCGTTCGTCTACGCCGCCTCCAAGATCGCGGTGAGCCGCTGGGTCCGCCGGCACGCGGTCGGGCCGGAATGGGCCGGGGCGGGCATCCGGCTCAACGTCATCGCCCCCGGCGCGATACTGACCCCGCTGCTCGAACGCCAGCTCGCGTCCCCGGCCGAAGCCAAGGCGATCAACGCTTTCCCCGTGCCCACCGGCGGTTTCGGCAAACCGGAGCACATCGCCGAATGGGTGTGCATGATGCTATCGCCCGCGGCCGAATTCCTTTGCGGCAGTGTGGTCTTCGTCGACGGCGGCACCGACGCCTACTTCCGTCCCGACGACTGGCCACGGGCGGTCCCACTCCGCCGAATCGTGGGCTATCTCCGCCGGTTCCGGGGTTTCCGGGCGACCCGGCGCGCGCAGTGA
- a CDS encoding TetR/AcrR family transcriptional regulator, translating into MKAQEDSISAGGATDSPVAPPAGRATRPAPKSRRGIRTRAALIAAARTVFEADGFVDARINDITKTAGVASGSFYTHFDGKEEIFAEVVEQMREEMLHPHVRARGGSADPREWIAAANREYLRSYRRNARLMAVLEQVARIDQQFAALRAERASAFIDRNAALIRDLQARGLVTPRLDPRVTALALSSMVSKMAYLVFVEGEKVGFDTLLDTLNWIWFNALQLPESPIEPA; encoded by the coding sequence GTGAAGGCCCAGGAGGACAGTATTTCCGCGGGCGGGGCGACGGACTCGCCGGTCGCGCCACCCGCCGGCCGGGCGACCCGCCCGGCCCCGAAGAGCCGGCGCGGGATCCGCACCCGTGCGGCCCTGATCGCCGCCGCGCGCACGGTTTTCGAAGCCGACGGTTTCGTCGACGCCCGGATCAACGACATCACCAAGACCGCGGGCGTGGCGTCGGGTTCGTTCTACACCCATTTCGACGGCAAGGAAGAGATCTTCGCCGAGGTCGTCGAGCAGATGCGTGAGGAGATGCTGCATCCGCACGTCCGGGCCCGGGGCGGCAGTGCCGATCCCCGCGAATGGATCGCCGCGGCCAACCGCGAATATCTGCGGTCCTATCGCCGCAACGCGCGGTTGATGGCCGTGCTCGAACAGGTGGCGCGGATCGATCAGCAGTTCGCGGCGCTGCGGGCCGAGCGTGCCTCGGCGTTCATCGACCGCAATGCCGCGCTGATCCGGGACCTGCAGGCCCGGGGCCTGGTCACTCCGCGACTGGATCCGCGGGTCACGGCGCTGGCCCTGTCGAGCATGGTGAGCAAGATGGCGTATCTGGTGTTCGTGGAGGGTGAGAAGGTCGGCTTCGACACGTTGCTCGACACGCTGAACTGGATCTGGTTCAACGCGTTGCAGCTTCCCGAATCACCGATCGAACCCGCCTGA